Proteins from a single region of Primulina tabacum isolate GXHZ01 chromosome 5, ASM2559414v2, whole genome shotgun sequence:
- the LOC142547821 gene encoding chaperone protein dnaJ 11, chloroplastic-like — protein MACTSSSLSSQIIGRRFSASPAPTSPNQLSFRRPIQISAGYATAERTWAPQVALQTSSFYDVLGIQACASGQEIKSAYRKLARVLHPDVAPPRGGEDAKSTSDEFMRLHAAYATLSDPEKRALYDITLSRRRRREARLAVGASPVMSRGRRNWETDQCW, from the coding sequence ATGGCCTGCACATCATCGTCTCTCTCAAGTCAAATAATTGGTCGCAGATTCTCCGCCTCTCCGGCTCCGACTTCACCGAATCAGCTCAGTTTCCGTCGCCCGATCCAAATATCAGCCGGTTACGCCACCGCCGAAAGGACATGGGCTCCTCAAGTAGCTCTGCAGACTTCGTCGTTTTACGATGTCCTTGGGATCCAAGCCTGCGCCTCGGGTCAGGAGATCAAGTCAGCCTATAGGAAATTGGCGAGGGTCTTGCATCCCGACGTAGCGCCGCCCAGAGGTGGAGAAGATGCGAAATCCACTTCCGACGAGTTCATGAGATTGCACGCGGCTTATGCGACTCTTTCTGATCCCGAGAAGCGTGCGTTGTACGACATCACGCTTTCCCGGCGGAGGAGGAGGGAGGCGCGGCTCGCGGTCGGTGCTTCTCCGGTGATGAGTCGTGGGAGGCGGAACTGGGAGACTGATCAGTGTTGGTAG
- the LOC142545931 gene encoding uncharacterized protein LOC142545931, whose protein sequence is MTISDVVVGNLTTLYLVVIAAMKAYGLATGRSFSSACVLVLSTLVVAVILIATLTYDVSRKAADALMTRDHGHEMCRGGICWHGVAVKSPASQVRFRLPPQHVQ, encoded by the coding sequence ATGACGATTTCCGACGTAGTCGTGGGAAACTTGACGACGCTTTACCTGGTGGTGATAGCAGCGATGAAGGCGTATGGCCTGGCGACGGGGCGGAGCTTCAGCAGCGCCTGCGTGCTCGTCCTCTCCACGCTGGTCGTGGCCGTGATCCTGATCGCCACGCTCACGTACGACGTGTCGCGCAAGGCAGCTGATGCTCTGATGACTCGCGATCACGGTCACGAGATGTGCCGGGGCGGAATCTGCTGGCACGGAGTTGCCGTCAAATCGCCGGCGTCTCAGGTGCGGTTCCGCCTCCCTCCGCAACACGTGCAATGA
- the LOC142545930 gene encoding E3 ubiquitin-protein ligase CIP8-like, which translates to MAEALPDPDQSPIPNQLPSGANSILPQYWCYQCNKRVSVETLSDLPDVVCYDCKNGFVESISISVSPISDDPTSGNPLVQVLRLIAQTALEDNAPPAPPSEPSEEDYLRIELDGWDNDDDEDDYDEQSVEVIHEDEVENRDHNPENRSNDEENDLDEPRGEDQEDEMLRRRRELLGLRLRDFATRATNRRNRILDWAEILMGLEDHPFDLRLHVPESETYVGNPGDYVDAAGYESLLLNLADSDTGGRRGAPPAAKWVIERLESILIQKEQEKVMCSICKEYVNAGENAKKLPCGHLYHGECIITWLGSRNSCPVCRFELPTDDTEYEEERKRRIVAAGLRPVPSSSSGSGGSRPNAAFD; encoded by the coding sequence ATGGCCGAAGCCCTACCGGACCCGGACCAATCTCCGATCCCGAACCAGCTCCCGTCAGGGGCGAATTCTATCCTGCCGCAATACTGGTGCTATCAATGCAACAAGCGCGTGTCCGTTGAAACCCTTTCAGATCTCCCCGATGTCGTCTGCTACGATTGCAAGAACGGTTTCGTGGAATCCATTTCCATTTCCGTTTCCCCTATTTCCGATGACCCCACTTCCGGGAACCCGTTAGTTCAGGTCCTACGCCTCATCGCACAAACCGCGCTTGAGGACAACGCTCCACCTGCCCCGCCATCGGAGCCATCGGAGGAAGACTATCTTCGCATCGAGCTCGATGGATGGGATAACGATGATGATGAAGACGATTATGATGAGCAATCAGTTGAAGTCATTCACGAGGACGAGGTGGAGAATCGGGATCACAACCCTGAAAATAGATCGAATGATGAGGAAAACGACTTGGATGAGCCGCGTGGCGAAGATCAAGAAGATGAAATGCTTAGAAGACGGCGAGAGTTACTTGGGCTGCGGCTTAGGGATTTTGCCACGCGAGCCACCAACCGGCGCAATAGAATTCTCGATTGGGCGGAGATTTTAATGGGACTCGAGGACCATCCATTTGATTTGAGATTACATGTTCCTGAATCCGAAACGTATGTAGGGAATCCTGGGGATTACGTGGATGCTGCTGGGTATGAATCGTTGCTGCTGAATCTAGCGGACAGTGATACCGGAGGGAGGCGTGGGGCACCGCCAGCTGCAAAATGGGTGATCGAAAGATTAGAGAGTATATTGATTCAGAAGGAACAGGAAAAAGTTATGTGTTCTATATGTAAAGAGTATGTGAATGCCGGTGAAAATGCTAAGAAATTGCCGTGTGGACATTTGTATCACGGTGAGTGTATTATAACATGGTTGGGGTCGCGAAACTCGTGTCCTGTTTGTAGGTTTGAGTTGCCTACGGATGATACCGAGTATGAAGAGGAGAGGAAAAGGAGAATAGTGGCGGCTGGCCTAAGGCCTGTTCCATCAAGTTCTTCTGGCAGCGGTGGGAGTAGGCCTAATGCTGCCTTTGATTAA
- the LOC142545932 gene encoding thaumatin-like protein 1b, producing MGRFCLQLLLLVLSNSIVSGVYSAATFTFVNKCEYTVWPGILSNAGIAHLETTGFSLQTGETRIIRGPPSWGGRFWGRTQCNFDSTGKFSCFTGDCGSGKVECAGGGAAPPATLAEFTLDGDAGKDFYDVSLVDGYNVPMLLVPQGGSGENCTKTGCIRDLNSACPASLQVMISGGERVACKSACEAFGNDEYCCVGAYGTPQSCQPTQYSQLFKNACPLAYSYAYDDSTSTFTCTGADYIVMFCPSPNTSQKLSSGGGQNESEQPIDSAMVYQGAWDVSGGAPPPTYGRAVVIAAALWLLRYQL from the exons ATGGGGAGATTCTGCTTGCAGCTTCTGCTCCTAGTTCTCTCAAATTCCATTGTGTCAG GAGTATATTCAGCTGCCACGTTCACATTCGTTAACAAGTGTGAATACACGGTCTGGCCAGGCATTCTATCGAACGCTGGTATCGCGCATCTGGAAACAACAGGCTTCTCTCTGCAAACCGGCGAAACGAGGATCATCAGGGGGCCGCCGTCTTGGGGTGGGCGTTTCTGGGGCAGGACCCAGTGCAATTTCGACTCCACCGGGAAATTCTCTTGCTTTACAGGGGATTGTGGCTCCGGAAAGGTGGAATGCGCAGGGGGTGGCGCCGCGCCGCCTGCAACTCTGGCGGAATTCACCCTCGACGGCGACGCAGGGAAGGATTTCTACGACGTAAGCCTCGTCGACGGGTACAACGTCCCGATGCTGTTGGTACCACAGGGCGGTTCGGGGGAAAACTGCACGAAGACGGGATGCATAAGGGATCTGAACAGTGCGTGCCCGGCATCCCTCCAGGTGATGATCTCCGGCGGGGAACGCGTGGCGTGCAAGAGCGCTTGCGAGGCCTTCGGGAACGACGAGTACTGCTGCGTGGGCGCGTACGGCACACCTCAATCCTGCCAGCCGACTCAGTATTCCCAGCTGTTCAAAAACGCGTGCCCACTAGCGTACAGCTACGCTTACGATGATTCCACCAGCACCTTCACATGTACCGGTGCCGACTACATCGTCATGTTTTGCCCTTCACCCAACACCAG TCAAAAATTGTCATCGGGGGGAGGTCAAAATGAATCAGAACAGCCCATCGACAGCGCCATGGTGTACCAGGGCGCATGGGACGTCAGCGGCGGTGCTCCACCGCCCACGTATGGCCGCGCCGTCGTCATCGCTGCGGCGTTGTGGCTGTTGCGTTATCAGTTATAA
- the LOC142545933 gene encoding uncharacterized protein LOC142545933, producing MSHVLRPLMQLSRRRYRPSPFYHLLSLPSSSNLVSSNLPFFPLSSISFRALHFRSRAVKLRDVPVPDDADESDDASSSDSGDIFKSRNDRKREARRAVRWAMELSSFSPPQIKRILRVAALEQEVYDALVLVKRLGRDVREGKRRQFNYIGRLLREVEPELMDGLIQATKDGDQSRFQDFSGTESLDIDGEEEEDEEIEEGHEEEDPINIDVADRWYDGLINKDICITNEIYSLREIEFDRQELRQLVRKVHATLEPQATSEENGKPGVASAKARRSLARFLRGLVRQLPSNYCVKFHLYD from the exons ATGTCTCACGTATTGAGGCCGCTGATGCAATTGTCGCGGCGGCGCTACCGGCCGTCGCCATTCTATCATCTTCTCAGCCTACCTTCATCTTCAAACCTCGTCTCTAGTAATCTTCCGTTCTTCCCATTATCCTCCATCTCTTTCCGTGCACTCCACTTTCGTTCTCGCGCTGTTAAATTGCGTGACGTTCCTGTGCCCGACGACGCGGACGAAAGCGACGATGCGTCGTCTTCAGATAGCGGTGACATATTTAAGAGCCGCAACGACAGAAAGCGCGAGGCTCGACGTGCCGTACGCTGGGCTATGGAGCTATCCAGCTTCTCCCCACCTCAAATTAAACGCATTCTTAG AGTGGCTGCTCTGGAGCAAGAGGTGTATGATGCTCTTGTGCTAGTTAAG AGACTAGGTCGTGATGTTAGAGAAGGAAAGCGAAGGCAATTTAATTACATAG GAAGACTGCTACGAGAAGTGGAGCCTGAATTAATGGATGGCTTGATTCAGGCCACCAAAGATGGAGATCAGAGTAGGTTTCAAGATTTCTCAGGTACAGAAAGCTTGGATATTGATGGTGAAGAAGAGGAAGATGAGGAAATCGAAGAGGGGCATGAAGAAGAA GATCCGATTAACATTGATGTAGCCGACAGATGGTACGACGGTTTGATCAACAAGGACATTTGCATTACCAATGAAATTTATTCACTTCGCGAAATTGAATTTGATCGACAG GAACTACGGCAACTAGTTAGAAAAGTTCATGCTACACTAGAACCTCAGGCCACTTCGGAGGAAAATGGAAAACCTGGTGTTGCTTCTGCAAAAGCTAGAAGATCACTTGCTCGTTTTCTCCGCGGCCTTGTGAGGCAGCTTCCATCCAACTATTGTGTAAAGTTCCACCTGTATGATTAA